In Corticium candelabrum chromosome 1, ooCorCand1.1, whole genome shotgun sequence, the genomic stretch TGTACACAACTGGCTGTAGAGACATGGCAGTTgtgcaaggtgacacatttaAGAATGGGATTCTAGAAGTAAGCAGTGCTTTTCCCACGTTCGAAGTTAAGAGCCGAAATTTAAGTCTTCCCAACCTTAACTACTTGACATTCTCAGGTAGTAACCTGGCTGAAAGTAAAGTCGGTCATGTTTGGGATAATCTGTTCCCTGGTGGGTCGCATGGAGGTGTGCCTATTGTGTTTTATGACGACTCCAATCATGCAGTCATTCTTAGTCCTATGGATAATTTTTTACAGTCAATATTCGTTCAAAGTGCGGTTTTTGATGGACAGCTGGCGTGTGGTCTTAACGGCAAAACTGTAGAAGTCCATAGTTATGATTCATCAAGTCAAGGGTTTAATGTATCTTACATCATGATGGCAACAGACAAGGGTGTTCGAGATGCTTTACGTGTATGGGGTGATCACATAATGAAATTACATGGCAAACAAAGGAGGTCAGGAGACGAGAATTTAGCACTTCAAAAGTTAGGTTATGCCACTGACAATGGTgcctactactactacaacaCAGAGCTAGGAAAAACATATGAAGACATACTGCTAGGTATCGATAGATACTTCAATGAGTCTGGGCTCCCTCTTGCATATTTTCAGCTAGATTCCTGGTGGTATCCTAAGTCAAATGCTACTGGTGATGGAGGTTGCTTGTTATGGGAGCCAATGAGCGATGTTTTTCCTCATGGCATGAAAATTCTCAACAAACATGTCTGGTTGCATGCACGGTATGTTTCTCCTGTTTCaccatacaatacaaagtaCAAGTTCCTCAAATCAGACTCACCCGCTCATCCAGTAATGCTACCACAAGACAGCAAATTCTATACAGACATCATGGAACATTCGAGAGACTTTACTCCCAAGCAAGGAATGATTGTTTTTGAACAAGACTGGATGAGCACTCCTCTTATGAGGATGAATATCACCCACACTGACTATGCTGCTGCTGACTTGTGGCTGTCTGCACTTAATACAGGTGCTGCAAGTTACAAAACATGGCTGCAACTTGACACAGCGTTTGCTAGTGAAATTCTGGCCAGTGTAAGAATGGATCGTGCAGTTCAGGGATCTACTGGAAATGACTACCAACCCGGAAACTGGCAGTGGGATGATGGTCTAAGTGATATGCTATTTGATGCTGTTGGCTTGACACCATGGAAAGACACTTTTTggacaacagagaaacaaccCGGTTGTCCTGACAGGTATGCAAGCTGTAATGGCTGCTACGAACCCAATCCCGAGCTTCAGACATTGCTTGCCATATTGAGTACTGGACCTGTAAGTCCAGGTGATGGCATTGGTCATGTCAATATAACACTCTTGCAGAGAACATGTATGTCAGATGGCACTCTGCTTAAGCCAGACAAACCTGCTTTACCAATGAACAAAGTGTTTACAGATTCATTTGATGAAGTAGACTTTCCTCGAGTTCTGGTCACAGAATCATATCCAGAGGGAAGCCAGCAAGCAAAATGGTATTATGTCTTTGCTGCAAAACTGACCAAGCCATTTACAGTCTATCCATCAGACATCAACTCAACACTGACGTCCAATCAAATGATTGTAGTCACATTGGTGATCACAAAAGTACAAAACGGGAAAAAAGAtctgatgatgacaacatCTAGTAGCATCATCAGTATTGAACAGTTTGATTCTGATCATCCTCTCGTTATACCTCAAATGATGAACGACAGCGATTTATCTCAATGTGGTCAGACAGTGCCATTTATGTATTATATGGTTGTTCCTCATCCAATCAATGGTTGGTTTGTTCTTGGAGAGATGGACAAATTTGTTCCTGCAAACAGATACCGTATACTTGATGCCTATCCTGGAcctgatgataatgatgtgtTTGTAACCATTGCTGGACCTCTACGAGAATACGTAACAATATCACTGCTTCCACCGAATTCACTCCAAGTCATGAACATTAGATGTCACCTTTATCCAGACAAAAGTCTAGCAACTCCTCCTGACTTTTACACTATTGCCATCTACTGTAGAGGTAAACGATGTAACTGCACTCAAATGTGATTTACTAGTAATCAGGGTGATAACGAGTTTTCTCTTGTTGAATCAATGGtctaaacaaaattaaaattattaatgaTTGTATGAGCTATGACAAGCAAGTGGTTCTCGTTGTCAACATTAGCATTCAATTCCTTGTATTGGTATTTGAAATTGTACCAAACCAGTTGAACTCACACCGAATGAtgttctttctgtttgtatagGTATGTGCTAGACCTTTGCTTTGAACTTTCCTCAGTACCTTGGTTTGTAAAGTAATACACCGCTGAGAAGGACAGGAACATTCTGTACACAAGCATaactattaattttaaaaCTGAAATACTCAATCAAGTGTTTCTTCTACCACTTTGTAAGTAAAAAGGTGTAGAAGATGCGGTAAAATGGCAACAACGCTGCGGCACGCATGTTGAAGGGGCAAATTCATCTACTCTAGAAGCTAAATTCGATTGGCTCTGTGTAATAAAAGCTATCAGTGAGAGATCAACGTCTTGGAAGGCCAGAAAATCCAGTCTACTTGGTTTACCACTGTCCAAGGTGTGACATGGTAGCGATTCCCATACCCGCAAGTTATCACTGTAAGCTCACTAAACGACGACATATATAGTCCCCAACATATCGGTGGCTCTCATCGATAGCACATGTGCACGATATCGATGTGGCCACTCTAGGAGGCCTCGACCATAGCGTCGTCGATGTCGGTGGCGCCCCAACTATAGCATAATAGTATTGCTTCTATTGATGCTGTTGGCCTCCGTAGTCGCACAATGTGTTCGTGACCGCTGATGGTGGCCTAGATGATGACTTCGTCTAATCGGTATAGCACTCATTAGTGGCACAGTCGCACGATGTACTCGCGTAGTTGCCGTACGCGGCCCGCAAACATAGCGGTGTCGAGGTCGGCGGCACTCCAGTCGAGAAGTGGCCCCATTGCGTGCCCGCATCCGTGCCCCAGGCGGCCTACCAAACTTTATAGTGCAGTCAACATCGGCTCCCCACTCCTGGCACAGCCGTACGACGTGACCGTGGCCTTTCTCGGCGGCTCGGAATGCAACTCCGTCGATATCAGTGGCTATAATTCCAGAAAAAAGCACAATGTGTTCGAGGTTGGTGGCTCCCCAGTCGAGACACAGCAGCACGTACTAGTTTCGTGACCGCCGGTCGCGGGCGCATGCAACCATGGCTCGGTCTGTATTGGTTGCACGCCATTAGTGGCACAGGCACACGATGTGTCCGGCAGTATAAATAGTTAAACTCTTTCACGGCCTTTTACCGTGGTAAAGAAACGCTTCTACAAGTGCAAGCGATTTCAAATACGGCACCAATGCCATCTTCTATTATCTCTTAACAGGGTGTATTTCATTACATAGCGGTACCTTCATTGTGTGAACCATCACACAACACGAATCTTTGTATAACGCTGAGATGCATGCGCCACAGAACAGACATCCACGTCCATGCATATCTCGATCTCTATAGAGAAgagctgtctgtgtgtccgtatGTGTGGCCAGGCGTATCTCCGCCGCCCGCTGCCGATCTCCGCCGAATTTGGCTCACGCACACCGAACCTGTACCGGCCGACGGTGCCGTGGCCGGAGTACTTCGGAATGAGctgggtcccctctcgaggggtcgccccgcgtaaaatttcccGACGACGCGAACGCTACACCTTACTGTTCATTCGAACGCCCGCCCGCCCCAGTCCAGTCCCGTCCCGTGTGGACTGTACTCGTTCCCGTCCTTCGCAACGCTTCCGGCGATCGACAATTTTTTGCCGACTGAAGCCGCCGCTCCCGCTCTTCCAGCACTCGCATCTCTCCAAAttttgattgcatttgcaccaaaccCGACCTACGCGTTTACTGCACCGACTGCTACATGGGGACTGCGGCAATTTACCAAAAACGCGAGTTGAGCaggattcgaattcattcagcacgcGTCTCAAGCTATCTAGGGTGAGTACTCTAATCAGCCCGGGCGAAGAACGTGAAGCAGGTTAGCTCGACTATTTGCCGATCCAACTCACCTCTACTAACACGcgaatttctctagaacggTCGACGCATCGGATCTttaccaaatttaaactgcctaTTCCTGACCTCTGACGGTAagtgtcgtttattaccggcGACGTCGTTAGCAGCAAGATAGCTGCGACTCTACCAAAGTCTAGATTCCGTTACCGATCCAGTTCTTCGCCCAgctgattagattattgattgttagttaatatcccgttgaagacaaatgaaagtgtaaccgagtgtcccgtTCTGAAAATATTAGCTAACAGCGAGTTATCTATCCGGGCAGCCAAAtcttggaagtcacgtgcagttacttCTCTAGGCTCAATCCCTGATAGTTCGCAGAACGGGATgtaattgaacgggatataactctgaacgaaattcttcttATAAGTATTCTGTCCGGCTGCTAATTCTTTTCGGAACGGAGTAAAGATGCAcgtgaacgggatataacgggaacacacatgcaacaacataacaacgttaatttaattaactgacaactaataatctaatctgcccgtgcggagaacgggcTATTTAGCTGGTATAATATACGTCTGGGTTCTCTGTAATGATTTTAAAGAGTGGTATCTAGTAGGGACGGCGGCAGCTCCTTTGGATTGGAGGAGGATGGCGAACGTAAAGTTTGTAACAGACTTCCGCCATTTGATTTTAACTGAAcatggtttgtttgtcattgattTCTGAGACAGAAATAGTCAGAGCAGCTTGGACACAAAACGATCACGACAATACGTATCGAGctagtcaactgcaacaccattCAATAGTGTTGCTACTTGCAGACAACAAAACTTCCAAACAGCGGCGTAGCCAGCGTTCCGTGATGGGGTGGATGATCAGATGTTTATGTTTGAAAATTACTAGTGAACTTGACCGCTGATAATtacgtatgtacgtatgtgtaAGTAGGTATCTATTTACATGAGACAATGCTAGccttctgttaattaattaatgatgatACCGCCAACGGTATTCTTTAATCACAACGTATTGGAGAAAGAAGAGGAACTCCCAGC encodes the following:
- the LOC134194324 gene encoding uncharacterized protein LOC134194324 — protein: MHAILVTLFAVGVAHSAGNSTRYGTDQLSLVVNNVDGSFEVLVYNKTWLKSYDFGVHCNGQWLTSKPGPNQLHLKAQQNDKGHNNWGSYVDVNFIWSGTSAAVEWSTVFRFYEDIPIVQFMQVYTTGCRDMAVVQGDTFKNGILEVSSAFPTFEVKSRNLSLPNLNYLTFSGSNLAESKVGHVWDNLFPGGSHGGVPIVFYDDSNHAVILSPMDNFLQSIFVQSAVFDGQLACGLNGKTVEVHSYDSSSQGFNVSYIMMATDKGVRDALRVWGDHIMKLHGKQRRSGDENLALQKLGYATDNGAYYYYNTELGKTYEDILLGIDRYFNESGLPLAYFQLDSWWYPKSNATGDGGCLLWEPMSDVFPHGMKILNKHVWLHARYVSPVSPYNTKYKFLKSDSPAHPVMLPQDSKFYTDIMEHSRDFTPKQGMIVFEQDWMSTPLMRMNITHTDYAAADLWLSALNTGAASYKTWLQLDTAFASEILASVRMDRAVQGSTGNDYQPGNWQWDDGLSDMLFDAVGLTPWKDTFWTTEKQPGCPDRYASCNGCYEPNPELQTLLAILSTGPVSPGDGIGHVNITLLQRTCMSDGTLLKPDKPALPMNKVFTDSFDEVDFPRVLVTESYPEGSQQAKWYYVFAAKLTKPFTVYPSDINSTLTSNQMIVVTLVITKVQNGKKDLMMTTSSSIISIEQFDSDHPLVIPQMMNDSDLSQCGQTVPFMYYMVVPHPINGWFVLGEMDKFVPANRYRILDAYPGPDDNDVFVTIAGPLREYVTISLLPPNSLQVMNIRCHLYPDKSLATPPDFYTIAIYCRGKRCNCTQM